GTTTATCGGCACCTGCCGGTACATTACCATAATGTCGGTAAACCACTATGTGGTTAATGGCGCTATCTAgctttgaaaatagaaactattcgaggacaaacttgggcattttcccgatagaggcgctgaccaactaaaaatttgtatgcgTATATGACACTGCTTAAATTTAGATACGCACCGATATTTTAGGAATGCTTTAGCAGCGAACGAAATTCGcgaaattatacgaaattatagttttgtctaaaatatttacctcTAACTTGCGCACCATTGTTCGTTGAAACTGATTAAACCTACGTCTAATTACTCCTAACGATTCCTTATCGACAGGTTCTAACAACATTTCCATCGAGTTCTCGCTATAAACCGGTAAGAGAtccatttttatacaatactCTCGGAAGCCGGATTTCAGTTTGAAACGCAGCTCGAGTTGTTCCTGCGAAGAATCACGGATTTCATTTTCTGCTCGAGTAAGCTCTTCCTCCAAGTTTGTTAGGACTTTTTCGTAACACGCGATGTCGCGACCAATGACTCTTTCAACTTCTGGGACATTGATTTCTGCGTCGTTGGCGAATCGAATTTGTCGCTGTTTGCTAAGCTTATCGCGCGCATTCTCCAGATTTCTTTTCGCctaatgtataatatgtatatgttatgTTCTTAATTATGCATTTGGGAAATAATTCAGCGTTGTGCTGTTCGAAAATGTATACGCGAATGTTCGTTACCTGGAAATAGTTGTCGATCGAGTTCAAGAATCTGCGACGAACGATAACGAgagatttttcaattctatccaatttctctttaattctCTCGtactttttctcttcttttagGAAACGCTCGAACAGTCGTCGAACCTTTGATACAGACAAGTTAGCGACAAACAAAAtactttattctaatatagtatgtttaattaaaccgTGACGATCGATGAGGTCATGCCTTAATTAAACATATCGTATACGTAATAGAGATAACAATCCAAACCATCGAGGCACTCTGACTATCAATTTTAACGACTTGATTGGGTACTATTGGATGTTGATCGTTTTTCGATacttcttttccttctttctcttGATGCGGTCCCAAAGTTACTCCTAACGCTGCTCGatgtttcaaattatttatttcgtaaattcttctttaaagcgttaaaaatatcaacgtGAGATAGAAAAATGGAGCTACCCGTTTTGTCTAAACTTCCAACCTCCTCTCTGctcgtttcgtttgaaatttgtgtAAACTCGAGTAAGGTTCCCAGCGAACTCCTTCTTTTTCGACTATCGGACCGAACATCGGTCGACGATACAACATCCTACATcgattttgtgtaattttactttaaaaggATCATTGATTCGATGAGTGACGCGACGGGACTTATGTACCTTCGACGATCGTGCCGACGCATTCAAGCGCACCATATTTTTCGCGATATTCTCGTAGGTTTCTCTCAGCTTCTCAACTTCGACCTCTTTAGCGATTAATCTGGTATACCCATTCGTCAGAACATTGACCTCAAAATTATGTTACAACTAACAAGAATGATACAACCTGTTGTATAAATCCTTGATATTTTTCAGCAGCACCTCGACTTGAGAAACACCAAACAACGTAAAATTGGAAATCGTGCCATCGAGAAATAGCAGAATGCTCCGATTAATCTGTTCTGTTCGCGACTTGGAGACATTCGTCGAAGCTTCATGCCGTAGAAATAGATCATTTAACATCAGCTTCTTCTTCAAAAAGTCAACCTCGTCCCGAAGCCTCAGCGTTATACGATCCGATCGATGGCTAACGTCTTCCTTCAGCTTAACCGGCTTTAGCCTGACGATGTTTGCGGTGAATCGCAAAGTTGATAACGCGACATTGATATCCTCCTTCGTGATTCGAATGTGGGATACGAAACTATCGATAGGAAACTCGCGATGTACCGAAACGAGCAAATTCGTGGCACCGATCGATgccaatttttcttataattaccGAATCACGGATGAAACTGAGAAAGCATCCcccaaaattttcaacaaattattgGATCGTATCACGCCCTGAGCGACTGGTTTCGTGCCTGAGaaatacgagaaaaattgttccagTTGACTCTTTGTCAAATTCGCCGTACCAATATCCAACGGCGTCttccaacaattatttttgccCGCTGATCCTATACCAGCCATCTCGACGATGTGAATCTGGgaacgcgaaacgatcgaatggatcgctgaatgaaaatttcgtaaaaactCATAATCGATTAGGAAAGTGGAATCGAAACTTTGATACTAGATGTTACTTTGGCTGTGGTTACGACGCCCCATGATGTAATTAGGCCAATGTTGGTCGCGTGAATAGTGATCACTGCCGTGGCCAAGTGGGACGCTAGATACGTCGATCCTTTTACGATCGATCTTCTGACCTCCCCTTcgaaaatcattttcagaGCCTCTTCCTCGGTATCGATGCCAACCATTGAGATATCCTAGATTGGATAcggttaaaaatttgtctagcaTTGTATCGCAAAGGTAGAACGCAACACCTTGAACGGATCTCGGTCGTTAATCCAGACCCTATTCTCAGCTTCGGAAAGCAGCAAGTCTCTTGCTTCTTTTCCGCGCAACTCGATGAAGCTCAAGCGATACCGTATCTTGCTGATTTTCTTCCTATTTGTCCTCTCCGCGAACATGTCGGAAAAGAGCCGTGCGACCAGACCTCTGTGCTGCGAAACAGAACGTAATCGCTACGTGTACGTCTGCGAAATGACGCGAAACAATGCCAAGGGTCGCATACTTCCCAATTGTTCCGAAGTCCACCGATCGTGAAACTCTTCCCGGAGCCCGTTTGTCCATGGCCGATTAAAACACAACTCACCCCATCTAAAATTCTTAAATCGTTGTCGTTTAGTTAAGTCACGAGTTGTCTGAAACAACAAATGTCAGACTCTCGGTTACTTAGTCACGAGGTCCTCGCTCGAAACACGGTAAACCTCTTCCTGCGACGAGTCCAAGAAAATTCCGTCCGTTTGGAAGCACCAGTAAGACGGCTCTCTCGATATAGCAATTCTGTTCGGTTGCATTTCTTGCAAACATCGTACATAGATTTTCTGAATGAAACACGCAATGGTGAAAGGATGTTTTATAAACGTTACGTACCGTGTCGGGCACGAGcgcaaaatttcaattacctTGCGTGCCGTGTCGATTCTTATGCACGATGCGCAAGGACTCTCGAGCGGAAGGATTCTGACAAAGATTCTGACGTTTCTCTCGCAACCATCCGCGTCATCGTAATTTGTCATTGCTCGAAGAAAGCGCGGTttgtggaaaattatttttttgtccGTGAAACGTGTAACGTTAGTTTCCAGTTTATGACGCGAAATGTTACGAGAGATTGACGAGACTTACTTGAACGTTCGTTTTTTTGGATAAATTAGTTCCGGGTTTTTCGGTTTGTGCGccatttttgttgaaatgaGATTATCGACCAAGATGCTATTCGAACGGAAAATAATCAAGAATCCGTGTTTGCGGATACTTCATGTTAAACGCTGAAACGTGAAACTTTAGTTTTGTCACGTTGTTCGAGTCCTTTTAAACGGGAAGAAGATAAAACGTTGgtatataatatacagaattatattgaaaatacaaaaaaccTGCGTGGCTAATTCCTACTTACATCGAGTACGCACTATTTCATAATATACAGAGCATCTTACACTGAATACGCGGTACaggtatatatgtatatttattatttgtgaaAGAACACGATGAACCTTAAAAAGCTGACAAAATAATGTGAACGCTATCAAGTAGTTTATTTCGAcataatttaatcaaagtcACACGTTGTGCTATCGAAAAAAACACGACCTTTAACTCCACGAAACTGTTAATTTggtcaatttttaagattaaACAAGGATTACATACgattatttgtgttttatcTGTTATCGAAACACAATTTTGTAGAATTGTGCGTTTTCGGTATTATctacataataaatacataagaatAGATATGTGCCGagtaatttaaagtaaatatttgtgtTCCAACTATCAGTCCTcggtttaatttattatgaaatggAACATGAATGACTAAACGTATGATCTTTTAGCACGCGTATACTTTCGACCGTCGCAAACTTTGCGAACTCAAAAACACGAGAACGGAACAAAAAATCTTACGGATCGATTTATTCTTGTTCAACGTTATACACTGTATGTTATGAAaagatttcaattattattctgTCGAAACGAGGAAACCACGAATTTCGTTGATCGAATGTTGATTGTGTTAGAACACGATTGCATATTCATATCAACATTGAACGTTCATTTCAATGCAGCAGAATTTTCATACAACTCCTTTCTTATCGTGACCCCTTATTATTCGTTCTTTCTCGTTATTATACCGTGTACTCTCTTTGTAGTATTCCATACATGTCCGAACAATGCAAATTCTCTCATATATCCACTTCCTACATAAACATTCTGTATCTTTGCTCAACTCTGTTTCAGCTTCAAGtaacaagtaataattaattatcgataaatacTATCCAAGCTATATACCTATAAACTATCGCAGATAGAAACGCATTAGAAACGGTATAAAATTGGACATGTTTTGTTTTCTCAACAACGCTAgactataataataaatcatattattcttattatatttttttgtgttttcctttgttttttcttttttagcaTTTCTCCCTAAGCATATAATTGAATACGACTTACACGATAATACGGCGTTCGATAAGTACACCGATAAGTTTTGAGGGCAGGGAAAGGTTAAGACGAATAGTGCTAATATTAAGAATCGAAGGTAATCGAAATAATGTGATGCgtgtttccttcttttttttttttaggctCAATCGACCCTCTTGGCTCTTCAGTCTTTCTTGCAGCTCGATATGGAACAATCCTTTACTCCATCCTTTTTGCAATTTCAAGGCCAGCAATCCTCGTATTCGCGTTCCTGGCTGTGTTTCTTCACTCAATGGTCACGCTGGACGTTATCGATCCCCGCCTGGTTAGCCAGACTCTGTGAACCAGATACGTTTTTACGATTTAAGAGCACCATTCGTTATAGGACGTTTAAGAAACGATTCTCATTGGGAGACGAGCGATAAATATGCGTTAAATAAAGTCTTACCCTAGGCCAGCTCCAACCAAAACGGACAGAATGTTTGTAATGAAAAGAGTGTAGAGGACCTCTTTGGAGAACAATCCAATCTTGCCAACTTTCGTGGTACGAATGCTGTACGATTTCCTTTTGTTCATTCCTAAAGGATGCTTGAATTTCCAATCTCtgaaatgcaaaaatgaaGCTAGCATACAACGTACGTTACAGCTCGTAGGATACGATAGTCTTGGAAATCTGAAGGActggttaaatatttaaaattagaatattttgcGTACTTTGGCGGCACTTGGTCTGGACGCGAACTCCATTCGTAGATCCAGTCGGTATTTTTATCCAACAGTTCAGACTCCTgcacagaataaaataaatatcttttagCAATTTGTTGAAGCGTAGAATTTCTAAGTCTTTATGTCGCGCGTGGATCTCGTGTCATCCGATGAAACCGAAGATGTAACGTctgaattgaattaaaatcacGATGGTATCGGTTTACCAGCTTTGCACCTGTAATACAAAGCTCGTTTGACTTTTCTGCTACACGATTTGATTA
This portion of the Hylaeus volcanicus isolate JK05 chromosome 4, UHH_iyHylVolc1.0_haploid, whole genome shotgun sequence genome encodes:
- the LOC128875249 gene encoding uncharacterized protein LOC128875249 — protein: MVRRLFERFLKEEKKYERIKEKLDRIEKSLVIVRRRFLNSIDNYFQAKRNLENARDKLSKQRQIRFANDAEINVPEVERVIGRDIACYEKVLTNLEEELTRAENEIRDSSQEQLELRFKLKSGFREYCIKMDLLPVYSENSMEMLLEPVDKESLGVIRRRFNQFQRTMVRKLEERERTKKVRLDDKRACRDIN